TCTCCTCCACACCATGTGCAAATATCATGACAAACCCCGGCTCCTGCACCATGTCATCACCCATATGCTGGTTCTCACAGGCCATCACCACCACGGCCTGCTTGCCAGGGATACGCTTGGCCACGTAGTTCTCATAGTAGCGCCGGTTCATCTGTCTTGTCTCTAGTGTGGCCAGACCCTGGGGCCAGCTGCGCTCGTGGGCATTTTCAATCAGCTCGTTGACAatagaagcagggcagccacttTCCACCAGGGAGCGCTTGATCACCGCCTGGAGCACAGCATCCGGGGTCGAAATCATCCCTCCCCAGCGGGTCACTCTTGCTGGCTGCAGGGAGTTCACCCACTCTAGGATCTCGTTGTATTCAATTGTCTCCTCCAGGTTCTGAAGGTTGGGGTTGACACTGCGGATGGCACGCATGTATGCCTTTAGCAGCTGGATGTCTCGCTTCTGCTCCGCCAGCTGGTGTTTGTGTTCAGCTGAAGTCTTCTCCAGCTCGGCGATGCGTGTCTGTTGCTGCTGGACTACGGTGCGCAGGTGCTTAATGCAATTGTGGTTTGGCAGCTCATCTTTGGGCATCTCCAAGCCGCAGCCCTGTTCACAGGTCACAGGCCGCTTCGGGTTGTGCTCACAGTCGCTGAGGTGAGACATGAGGTTGTCAAGCCGGACAACAGCACTGCAGCCAAACACAGCGTTGTCACAGGCAATCTGCAGCTTTGACAACATGTTCCGCATGATCCGAGGTACTGGGCGCAGGTGGGCGACCGTCACAACGCTATGGTCCACCGGACACGTCTGCTGCTGAGAGAACCACTGGGTGATGCAGGCGTTGCAGAAAGCATGTTCGCAATGAGGCGCCTGTACTGGCTCCTCCAAGACTCCACTGCAGATGGGACAGATAAGGTCTTCGTCAACATCCCCCTGGAAACGAGTTACATCATACCCCATGTCTCATCACTGAAACCCAGGTCCTTCCAAGTGTTGGGGGCAGACTCCCTGTTCACCGGGCTCCGACCCCCTGATGCCTCCACTCAGTGCCACTCAGGAGATGCTCCGAGTAACCCATCTTGTTGGCTATTCGACTGAGGCTTCCTTCCTGGTGACAGGCTCCATCGCCACGGGGATGGATGTGATGTCACAACCAGGAACACTCCAGgcctggctggagctgaggccgCACTGGCCACCGAACAGCCCaggtgcccagccccagcctttccccgaagggagaaggggaaggggaaggaggaggaagaaggttccGACCACTCGTCGCTGCCTCAGACGGATCCTTGGCCAgaaacacatatttttttaaaaaaataaagaggtggAAGAGCCAGATTCAAACcaagcacttggatgtgggatggtAGCATCCCAAGAAGTGCCTCAactcattgtgccaaatgcctacccctgttaTCTGGTTTTTTGATTGTGATCATTCTAGTAGGTGTGAAGTGGCATTTCATAGTGGTTTTCTACTTACTTTATGAGTAATAAAATCAAGGAGCTTCTGTTATAATTCTTTACTTTCAGTGGCATTTTAGGAAGGACATGAACTCTTAGTATAGTTGATCTACTAAGTATAATGAAGCAAAATAACttattttacatttgtaaaaggaaaacatttcttctaagtattgaaaatatttgcatagcaATCTTAGGGTTTTGTCCACCTGTGCTGTTTCCTACTTCAGTTCCTTTAAATGTGATGTTGTCTGTGTGGTTAAGGAACTGTAATACTGTGCACTGAATTTGTTCTGAAAGATTACTTTCTGTATGGAGTAGGGGTAAGAATACCTTCTAATGACTTCTCAGGATTAACTAGAAGGCATAGCAGAGCTGATTGCCAAAAGCTCCAAAGCTCAATGTGGTTTAATCACCAATGGGGTTTACATTTGTTGTGGGTAAATATGTTCCTCATGTGGTAAATATCAAAGAAATGTTGAGAGCATCTACATAAGGCAAATAACATACCTTTTAAGAGATGAATGAACAATGTTTAAATTGAATTTACACTTTACTCATAGTGTAATGATGGGGTCCATCACACCTACCAAATGGTGACTGAAAGTTGTAGGGTAGGTACATGGAGAATCACATTATTCTACTTGATCCTGTGTATGTTTAAACATCTTTGTGATGAAAAGCTTTAAGAAAAAGATATTGAATACCTCatgaagagagaaaggaggcagtAAGGATTTCTGGGATGCATAAGTCAATTCATGAAGACCAGAGTTTAGTTATCTCTCAATAAAGACATTTCTGGAAGTCTAATTCCTTTGTAGTTGAGTACTGTGGAAGAAGGTGATTTTTTGTGTGAGAAAGAAGAAGGAacgaggaagggaggaagggaggaagggaggaatggagaaagggatgaagggaagaagggaggaagggaggaaggggtgaaggaaggaaggaaggaaggaaagaaggaaggaagtttTTGATGAAGACTTCCATGAGGTAGCTTCTAGTTACTCTGTAAATGGTGAGTCCAACACATCTGATGACCAAGGAGAGATAGCATAAGTTTCCCAAAAGTGTAGGAGATTTCAAATGGTTTTTGAATAGAATGGAAGAGAACATGAACTAGGGAATTGGTGAATTAAGTTCTGTTATATTTGTTCACTGTTACATAGGATAGGATAATGATTTGtgaaatgagtgaataaattatTTCCAGGCAGTGCTAGAGCTACCCCTAAAATCAGTAGAGTTGATCGTAAAATTAATAGTTATTAGTCACTTATAGGTATGCATTTCTGGAAAAGCCAGAGAAATGAGATATTGCCAGACAGGAAAGATTAAAGTGTATTGGAAGAGAGTAATTTGGAGTGGAGCCTTTTAAATATTATCTTGAAGATAATAAAATCTGCTTAAAGAGGGAGGAAATGCAGACATGAGGCTATTGGGTAGATGAATAAGTGGAAAAATTATGATCCGGAGTTCAAAAGTTGACAAATATACAGTATATGTGGCAAAGTTAGAGGGTTGAGGTCACGGGGTCAGATTATAATACTTCAATTGGTAGAGACATTCCCAGTGGTAAACTCTGGGGTGTGGCAGCAACCTAATTGGGGTAAGACTCTAGATGGGAGAGTAGAGGTCTCCATGTTATTGCTTTGTCAATCCACATGGATATTAGTTCCTCCACTGATCTCCACGGCTTCCAGTTCCTTGCTCTGGGCCccatcccacttttttttttttaccatcccAGGATCTCCACACTATCTTCATTGATTCTGCAACATTAAGCTTCAGACAAGGCAGGTTGAATGGCATAACTCCGGATAAAAAGATAGAAGTATGGTAGAGTGAgggagctgcagtgaacatggtttatatttgttttattttgacacCCAGAATTTCCAACTTTTTACTGTGAAAGCTACTTGAAGTGCTTTCCACAAAATTATCCAatgttttatttaacatttatttatttgaaaggctgagtgtggGGCAGGTGTCGTAGTGTTAGCAGGtaaagtgcgggcatcccatatgggtgccaattcatgtcttGGGTAATTACTTgcaatacaactccctgctaatagcctggaaaagcagtggaggatggtgttTGGACCCTGTCACCCttctgggagacatggatgatgctcctggctcttcacttcagcctggtctcacactggctgttgtggccatctggagagtgaaccagcacagggaagatgctctccctccctccctgtagctctgaatttcaaaaaaagaacaaatcttttaaaaataaggacaGAGTTGCAGAAtgaaagatagacagagacatATCATCCATATTCTGGCTCAAACTCCAAATAGCTGTCATGGCTGGGGCTAAGCAAGACAAAAGCTATGAGCCCtaatctccatctgggtctcccacatgggtggcagggagctacCTTCATAAGCTTATTTTCCAGTAGGAAAACATCAATGCCCCAAAGTATGGTTTCCCAATGCATTACTATGCCTCTCCTGACAGTTTCTTAACCAACAATTCTAATGTTTCTAGACCTTAACCCAATCAATCCCATGCCTACTATGGTAGTAATCTTCAACCATGCCTGAGGTGAAGTTCACCCGCCTATGTCATGCTCTAGTcattacaatattttctttaaaaaaataagattatgtaCAATTTTCTAAAAAAGGTATGTTTCTTTGACCCTCTTCAGATATGATGACTTACCTCCTTTATTCCTCCAGAGGCCAAGAAATAGTCAGTGAGGGGGAGAGCATATGGGCTGCCACACAATATCATACAGACTAGGAAACAGAGCACAGGTCCTCAGACTTCTTCAGGGGCAGAATGGCCTTAAGAGGCAGTTGATAACCATCCCCCTAGAGCTCCAGTGGACTGTCATCATTTAAATCCAAAAGAGATGATGAGTAAGATGATGAGTAAGTAATTCCTTTCCCTAAGTATAAACCCTATGTTACTCAAatcatgtctccaaaatagtACACATAAAAGACAACAATCTTTAGAATATTTATTGCAGAAGTCAGTATTTTCAAAAAGGgataaataatttgggaggaggAAATCTTCATTCCTGAAAACGCTGAAGGAGCATTTTATGTTTGAAGAGTAGACACAGATCTCCCAACACACTGCTTCAGAAAATGTAGGTGTGGTTGGAGATACCTGGCTGGCTTGATGCCTGCAGATATGGTTTGGGTGGGGCAGGAACTCTTTATTGGGCATGGATGCCTCTGTGATAGTGGCTGATCCTTGAATGCCACCACTTTCTGGGGCTATCTCAACCTGTCTTTGGTCAGTGCATTCTTTGATGGGTAATTTTGGTCAGCTAAGGGTGCTTCTTGGCTACATGACTTGATACTTTTACAGGAGGAAGCTTTGTAGTTGAAAGGATGTCCCTGGACAGCATTTGCCTGGGCCTGCAATTGTGCTTAAGTGTTTTCACAGGCTTTGTCGGAGAGCAA
This DNA window, taken from Lepus europaeus isolate LE1 chromosome 12, mLepTim1.pri, whole genome shotgun sequence, encodes the following:
- the LOC133772058 gene encoding E3 ubiquitin-protein ligase NRDP1-like, translating into MGYDVTRFQGDVDEDLICPICSGVLEEPVQAPHCEHAFCNACITQWFSQQQTCPVDHSVVTVAHLRPVPRIMRNMLSKLQIACDNAVFGCSAVVRLDNLMSHLSDCEHNPKRPVTCEQGCGLEMPKDELPNHNCIKHLRTVVQQQQTRIAELEKTSAEHKHQLAEQKRDIQLLKAYMRAIRSVNPNLQNLEETIEYNEILEWVNSLQPARVTRWGGMISTPDAVLQAVIKRSLVESGCPASIVNELIENAHERSWPQGLATLETRQMNRRYYENYVAKRIPGKQAVVVMACENQHMGDDMVQEPGFVMIFAHGVEEI